A window of the Azospirillum formosense genome harbors these coding sequences:
- a CDS encoding ATP-binding cassette domain-containing protein, which translates to MNGGAIGLLALRLRANLRLTARVFAASLAANLLGLASSFYTMLVLNRYVTHGVDSTLAALTVGVVLSIAFEHLFRHVRLGIAGRIGRAEHERLSTGAFGILMTARSGAGSAEGDAARREALRAPEQIDSALGSANLATLFDLPFALGFILVVALISWPLAAICLVFTLLAIAAGLLAQADMRAVGRDLAQAGADAQGLVTTAIVGRDAVALFGGAKPLLGDWQRAAKALRVVRERMSMRQGRAQSAAQSLQALQGVAVIATGAVLVVRGELDVGSLIGINLLVGRALAPFTRLAQIGESLAMARQAQVRLEQFARTAVEPTGGTSLPRYAGSLELRDLTFTPPGGVTPLLRRLNLSVPAGNILVLKGRNGSGKSTLIRLIAGLADPQEGAVLADGVDIRKFAPSWWRQQIGLLPQEPVFLNRTIRENLLLANPRLSETELHAVLHRAGADRTVADCAQGLDTPLRNFGHELPTGHRRRLALARALAVGGRLILLDEPTDGLDSEGTATVYRTLIELARSGHTVIIASHDPRILQGASLVLDLDQPNGTVAAREPAGLVTP; encoded by the coding sequence ATGAACGGCGGCGCCATCGGGCTTCTCGCGCTGCGGCTGCGCGCCAACCTGCGGCTGACCGCCCGCGTCTTCGCGGCGTCGCTGGCGGCGAACCTGCTCGGGCTGGCCTCGTCCTTCTACACGATGCTGGTGCTGAACCGCTACGTGACGCACGGCGTCGATTCCACGCTGGCGGCGCTGACCGTCGGCGTCGTCCTGTCCATCGCCTTCGAGCATCTGTTCCGCCATGTCCGGCTGGGCATCGCCGGGCGCATCGGGCGGGCCGAGCACGAACGCCTGAGCACCGGGGCCTTCGGCATCCTGATGACCGCGCGCAGCGGCGCCGGGTCGGCCGAGGGCGACGCGGCGCGGCGCGAGGCGCTGCGGGCGCCGGAGCAGATCGACTCCGCGCTCGGCTCCGCCAATCTGGCGACGCTGTTCGACCTGCCCTTCGCGCTCGGCTTCATCCTCGTGGTGGCGCTGATCTCCTGGCCGCTGGCGGCGATCTGCCTCGTCTTCACGCTGCTGGCCATCGCCGCCGGGCTGCTGGCCCAGGCGGACATGCGGGCGGTCGGGCGCGACCTCGCCCAGGCCGGCGCCGACGCCCAGGGGCTGGTCACCACCGCCATCGTCGGGCGCGACGCGGTCGCCCTGTTCGGCGGCGCCAAGCCGCTTCTCGGCGATTGGCAGCGCGCGGCCAAGGCCCTGCGCGTGGTCCGCGAGCGCATGTCGATGCGCCAGGGCCGCGCCCAGTCGGCCGCGCAAAGCCTCCAGGCGCTCCAGGGCGTGGCGGTGATCGCCACCGGCGCCGTCCTGGTGGTGCGCGGCGAGCTGGACGTCGGCTCGCTGATCGGCATCAACCTGCTGGTCGGCCGCGCGCTCGCCCCCTTCACGCGGCTGGCGCAGATCGGCGAGTCCCTGGCGATGGCCCGTCAGGCGCAGGTCCGTCTGGAGCAGTTCGCCCGCACCGCGGTCGAGCCGACCGGCGGCACCAGTCTGCCCCGCTACGCCGGCTCGCTGGAGCTGCGCGACCTGACCTTCACCCCGCCGGGCGGCGTCACGCCGCTGCTGCGCCGTCTCAACCTGTCGGTGCCCGCCGGCAACATCCTGGTGCTGAAGGGCCGCAACGGCTCCGGCAAATCGACGCTGATCCGCCTGATCGCCGGTCTGGCCGACCCGCAGGAGGGTGCCGTGCTGGCCGACGGCGTGGACATCCGCAAATTCGCCCCTTCCTGGTGGCGCCAGCAGATCGGGCTGCTGCCGCAGGAGCCGGTGTTCCTCAACCGGACGATCCGCGAGAATCTGCTGCTCGCCAACCCGCGCCTGTCGGAGACGGAGCTGCACGCCGTCCTGCACCGCGCCGGGGCCGACCGCACGGTGGCCGACTGCGCCCAGGGGCTCGACACGCCGCTGCGCAACTTCGGCCACGAGCTGCCGACCGGCCACCGCCGCCGGCTGGCGCTGGCCCGCGCTCTGGCGGTCGGCGGCCGGCTGATCCTGCTCGATGAGCCGACCGACGGGCTGGATTCCGAGGGCACCGCCACCGTCTACCGCACGCTGATCGAGCTGGCGCGGAGCGGCCACACGGTGATCATCGCCTCCCACGACCCGCGCATCCTCCAGGGCGCCTCGCTGGTGCTCGACCTCGACCAACCGAACGGCACCGTGGCCGCCCGCGAGCCGGCGGGGCTGGTGACGCCATGA
- a CDS encoding HlyD family type I secretion periplasmic adaptor subunit codes for MKPLPLLTRKPAAGPAPAVPPVIPTTGTTGIPTALPASLTGSSPTDSESRFGDGLFVVSIAAFLAALGWAAIAELNVSSSAPGDVVPLSYNQSVQHFEGGIVRDILVQEGDSVTAGQVLVELDQTKIRADLEELKLRLGSLSADTARLEAEVGRRETIAFPDRLLRERPDLVAQTRDLFRARRDRLASDLDIQRQDIAQREQQVAAVRARIGGSQVAQGLIREQLSISETLLKREITNRMKHLELLRDDARVSSAIAEDRATLAQAEAALAEARSKLVWIGRKYEEESRNALDEARRNHDELSQRLTRYQDSLDRSSLRAPMDGIVKTLAVSTKGAVVKAGETVVELVPRDGKLVVDARLPVQDIGYVRPDQPVVVTLAGGDASRFGHIEGRVRTISPDTLLDANKQSYYKVRVELPVTRFDYGGKTYELFPGVRVTCSILTGRRTILDYVFSPVLNGLQHAMQEQ; via the coding sequence ATGAAGCCGCTTCCCCTGCTGACCCGCAAGCCGGCCGCCGGCCCGGCTCCCGCCGTGCCGCCGGTCATCCCAACCACCGGCACGACAGGCATCCCGACCGCCCTTCCGGCCTCCCTGACGGGGTCGTCGCCCACGGACAGCGAAAGCCGGTTCGGCGACGGCCTGTTCGTCGTCAGCATCGCCGCCTTCCTCGCCGCGCTCGGCTGGGCGGCCATCGCCGAGCTGAACGTTTCCAGCAGCGCGCCCGGCGACGTGGTGCCGCTGTCCTACAACCAGTCGGTCCAGCATTTCGAGGGCGGCATCGTCCGCGACATCCTGGTTCAGGAGGGCGATTCGGTCACCGCCGGACAGGTGCTGGTCGAGCTGGACCAGACCAAGATCCGCGCCGACCTGGAGGAGCTGAAGCTGCGCCTCGGCTCGCTGTCGGCCGACACCGCGCGGCTGGAAGCGGAGGTCGGGCGCCGCGAGACCATCGCCTTCCCCGACCGTCTGCTGCGCGAGCGGCCCGATCTGGTGGCGCAGACCCGCGACCTGTTCCGCGCCCGCCGCGACCGGCTGGCCTCCGACCTCGACATCCAGCGCCAGGACATCGCCCAGCGCGAGCAGCAGGTGGCCGCCGTGCGGGCGCGCATCGGCGGCTCCCAGGTGGCGCAGGGGCTGATCCGCGAGCAGCTCTCCATCAGCGAGACCCTGCTGAAGCGCGAGATCACCAACCGCATGAAGCATCTGGAGTTGCTGCGCGACGACGCCCGCGTCAGCAGCGCCATCGCCGAGGACCGCGCCACGCTGGCCCAGGCCGAGGCGGCGCTGGCCGAGGCGCGCAGCAAGCTGGTGTGGATCGGCCGCAAGTACGAGGAGGAGAGCCGCAACGCCCTCGACGAGGCCCGCCGCAACCACGACGAGCTGTCGCAGCGCCTGACCCGCTACCAGGACAGCCTGGACCGCAGCAGCCTGCGGGCCCCGATGGACGGCATCGTCAAGACGCTGGCCGTCTCCACCAAGGGCGCTGTGGTCAAGGCCGGCGAGACGGTGGTGGAGCTGGTGCCGCGCGACGGCAAGCTGGTGGTGGACGCCCGCCTGCCGGTGCAGGACATCGGCTATGTCCGCCCCGACCAGCCGGTGGTGGTGACGCTGGCCGGCGGCGACGCCTCGCGCTTCGGCCACATCGAGGGGCGGGTGCGGACGATCAGCCCCGACACGCTCCTCGACGCCAACAAGCAGTCCTACTACAAGGTCCGCGTCGAGCTGCCGGTGACCCGTTTCGACTACGGCGGCAAGACCTACGAGCTGTTCCCCGGCGTGCGCGTGACCTGCAGCATCCTGACCGGGCGGCGCACCATCCTCGACTACGTGTTCTCGCCGGTCCTCAACGGCCTCCAGCACGCGATGCAGGAGCAATGA
- a CDS encoding TolC family protein, with protein sequence MALIGKATESHDRLRGAEAAADGARNALRVSHGGWYPTLSLSANGGRESTTKPAGLPNTDMNASQFSARATQLIWDFDATNADIRRAQVTLVRADIAVERTRQELLVEGLTAYASLVRAHQLLAFARQSEDNIRRQTGLEEVRLQEGFGFSTDVLQAKSQLAGAQARRVAAEEATQNALSRFQAFFGHVPFQVGNAQVLAMTRAGLPVSMDAAVEEARRHNPRLQELALTTAAAQEAVTSVRGRTLYPRIDGFVERNVKRDVAGQPGRQNELLFKLQVTFSLNTGLTALNSIRLAEADLRAADASWADQERTVLETVRNSWNRLESARAQVQLLNDQASLAAGFLDVARSERELGTRSLIDILSGETTLINARSDAAAAETELVLAGYRLLAAMGRLNATDIQTKPMPKLAPMGRGAFRDQGGRDPGRRGTGDQR encoded by the coding sequence GTGGCGCTGATCGGCAAGGCGACGGAGAGCCACGACCGCCTGCGCGGGGCGGAGGCCGCCGCCGACGGGGCGCGCAACGCCCTGCGGGTCAGCCATGGCGGCTGGTACCCGACGCTGAGCCTGTCGGCGAACGGCGGGCGCGAGAGCACGACCAAGCCGGCGGGCCTGCCCAACACCGACATGAACGCCTCGCAGTTCTCGGCGCGGGCGACGCAGCTGATCTGGGACTTCGACGCGACCAACGCCGACATCCGGCGCGCCCAGGTGACGCTGGTCCGCGCCGACATCGCGGTGGAGCGCACCCGGCAGGAGCTGCTGGTGGAGGGCCTCACCGCCTACGCCAGCCTCGTCCGCGCCCATCAGCTGCTCGCCTTCGCGCGCCAGTCCGAAGACAACATCCGCCGCCAGACCGGGCTGGAGGAGGTCCGCCTTCAGGAGGGCTTCGGCTTCTCCACCGACGTGCTCCAGGCCAAGAGCCAGCTCGCCGGCGCCCAGGCCCGCCGCGTCGCGGCGGAGGAGGCGACGCAGAACGCGCTCAGCCGCTTCCAGGCCTTCTTCGGCCATGTTCCCTTCCAGGTCGGCAACGCCCAGGTCCTGGCGATGACCCGCGCCGGCCTGCCCGTCTCGATGGACGCGGCGGTGGAGGAGGCGCGCCGCCACAACCCGCGCCTTCAGGAATTGGCCCTGACCACCGCGGCGGCGCAGGAGGCGGTGACCTCGGTGCGCGGCCGCACGCTCTACCCGCGGATCGACGGCTTCGTGGAGCGCAATGTCAAGCGCGACGTCGCCGGCCAGCCGGGGCGGCAGAACGAGCTGCTGTTCAAGCTCCAGGTCACCTTCTCGCTGAACACCGGCCTGACCGCGCTCAACAGCATCCGGCTGGCCGAGGCCGACCTGCGGGCCGCGGACGCCAGCTGGGCCGACCAGGAGCGCACGGTGCTGGAGACCGTCCGCAACAGCTGGAACCGGCTGGAAAGCGCCCGCGCCCAGGTGCAGCTGCTGAACGATCAGGCGAGCCTCGCTGCCGGCTTCCTCGACGTGGCGCGGTCGGAGCGCGAGCTGGGCACCCGGTCGCTGATCGACATCCTGTCGGGCGAGACGACGCTGATCAACGCGCGCAGCGACGCCGCGGCGGCGGAGACGGAACTGGTGCTGGCCGGCTACCGTCTGCTCGCCGCCATGGGCCGGCTGAACGCCACCGACATCCAGACCAAGCCGATGCCGAAGCTGGCCCCGATGGGCCGCGGCGCTTTCCGCGATCAAGGCGGACGCGATCCGGGCCGGCGCGGCACGGGAGACCAGCGATGA
- a CDS encoding cobalt ABC transporter substrate-binding protein, with protein sequence MNKLSLALIAALGFAMPVQAHQIWIEQPEQGNATIRFGEFGENLREVSPGLLDKFGKPAGTLLSAKGEQKAEAAKTADGFALPFKAANGESIVAEDTLYPLYTWKQGDKETTNWFHPAARLITGFAEQAPKLALDLVPTGKPGQFKLVFQGQPKAKTKVMLVTQSGWAKEAHSDEQGLVTFDLPWKGTYVAEVSLNERTPGERQGANGTEKYDGVSYVTTVTYVHPEGLAPVPAGPAATPNK encoded by the coding sequence ATGAACAAACTTTCCCTCGCCCTCATCGCCGCGCTGGGCTTCGCCATGCCCGTCCAGGCCCACCAGATCTGGATCGAGCAGCCCGAGCAGGGCAACGCCACGATCCGCTTCGGGGAATTCGGCGAGAACCTGCGCGAGGTCTCGCCCGGCCTGCTCGACAAATTCGGCAAGCCGGCCGGCACCCTACTCTCCGCCAAGGGCGAGCAGAAGGCCGAGGCCGCCAAGACCGCCGACGGCTTCGCGCTGCCCTTCAAGGCCGCCAACGGCGAGAGCATCGTCGCCGAGGACACGCTCTACCCGCTCTACACATGGAAGCAGGGCGACAAGGAGACCACCAACTGGTTCCACCCCGCCGCGCGCCTGATCACCGGCTTCGCCGAGCAGGCGCCGAAGCTGGCGCTGGATCTGGTGCCCACCGGCAAGCCCGGCCAGTTCAAGCTGGTCTTCCAGGGCCAGCCCAAGGCCAAGACCAAGGTGATGCTGGTCACCCAGTCCGGCTGGGCCAAGGAGGCGCACAGCGACGAGCAGGGGCTGGTCACCTTCGACCTGCCGTGGAAGGGCACCTACGTGGCCGAGGTCAGCCTGAACGAGCGCACCCCCGGCGAGCGCCAGGGCGCCAACGGCACCGAGAAATACGACGGCGTCAGCTACGTCACCACGGTGACCTACGTTCACCCCGAGGGTCTGGCGCCGGTTCCCGCCGGCCCGGCGGCGACGCCCAACAAATGA
- a CDS encoding TonB-dependent siderophore receptor has product MPGEPPPPYAGGQVARGGTLGLLGTRNTLDTPFSTTNYTSELIENQQARTAADTLINDSSVRTTTGGNGFDDTFQIRGFAVPSGDVGFNGMYGLVSSNRVPSQIIERIELLKGPGALMNGIAPGGSIGGGINILSKRAGDQPLTRVTGLYQSDANFGVHVDTGRRFGENNAWGVRFNGLLRGGEASIRDGDVKTGLGSLAVDYRGERLRWSLDGIIQRDDTDNFRPQISILPTTTAIPSPPDARSNWYPDTKLVQKDKTIASNIEFDVTDWLTAYAGIGYRDGTNDQVFPQSNPAVNALGNFTVRNSYYDSYSETVSGTAGARLRFETGPVRHQVNIGYTGFQREEGNAYIQAAGSAPSNIYNPAPLPVITAPRTDPRKSAETTLSSIAIADTLSFVNDRVLLTLGVRDQTVKVKGFSTTTGAQTSSYDASATTPLAGLVVKPLENVAVYGNYAEGLTRGTIVGAGYANTGAVLEPFKSKQLEGGVKVDWGTVTTTAAVFQITRPSSIRTASNELAYDGEQRNRGLELSAYGEVLPGLRAMVSATFLKPELTKTAVASEEGNDAAGVPDKSFSASLDWDTPWVEGLALNGRVIHTSGSYLTNANTLRFDGWTRFDIGARYTTDVSGKPVVLRASVENVFDKDYWLTTGTYVTVGSPRTVLLSATVDF; this is encoded by the coding sequence ATGCCGGGCGAACCGCCGCCGCCCTACGCCGGCGGTCAGGTGGCGCGCGGCGGGACGCTGGGTCTGCTGGGCACCAGGAACACGCTGGACACCCCGTTCAGCACGACGAACTACACCTCCGAGCTGATCGAGAACCAGCAGGCGCGCACGGCGGCGGACACGCTGATCAACGACTCGTCGGTGCGCACGACCACCGGCGGCAACGGCTTCGACGACACCTTCCAGATCCGCGGCTTCGCCGTTCCGTCGGGCGACGTCGGCTTCAACGGCATGTACGGGCTGGTGTCCTCCAACCGCGTGCCGTCGCAGATCATCGAGCGGATCGAGCTGCTGAAGGGTCCGGGCGCGCTGATGAACGGCATCGCCCCCGGCGGCAGCATCGGCGGCGGCATCAACATCCTTAGCAAACGCGCCGGCGACCAGCCGCTGACCCGCGTGACCGGGCTCTACCAGAGCGACGCCAATTTCGGCGTCCATGTCGACACCGGTCGCCGCTTCGGCGAGAACAACGCCTGGGGCGTGCGCTTCAACGGCCTGCTGCGCGGCGGCGAGGCCTCGATCAGGGACGGCGACGTGAAGACCGGCCTCGGCTCGCTGGCGGTGGATTACCGGGGCGAGCGGCTGCGCTGGTCGCTCGACGGCATCATCCAGCGCGACGACACCGACAATTTCCGCCCGCAGATCAGCATCCTGCCCACGACGACGGCCATCCCGTCGCCGCCCGACGCGCGCAGCAACTGGTACCCGGACACCAAGCTGGTCCAGAAGGACAAGACCATCGCCTCGAACATCGAGTTCGACGTGACGGACTGGCTGACCGCCTACGCCGGCATCGGCTACCGGGACGGCACCAACGACCAGGTGTTCCCGCAGTCCAACCCCGCCGTGAACGCGCTCGGCAATTTCACGGTCCGCAACTCCTACTACGACTCCTACAGCGAGACGGTCAGCGGCACCGCCGGCGCGCGCCTGCGCTTCGAGACGGGCCCCGTCCGCCATCAGGTCAACATCGGCTACACCGGGTTCCAGCGGGAGGAGGGCAACGCCTACATCCAGGCCGCCGGCTCGGCCCCGTCGAACATCTACAACCCGGCGCCGCTGCCGGTCATCACCGCGCCGCGCACCGATCCGCGCAAGTCGGCGGAGACGACGCTCAGCAGCATCGCGATCGCCGACACGCTGTCCTTCGTCAACGACCGCGTCCTGCTGACGCTCGGCGTGCGCGACCAGACGGTGAAGGTGAAGGGCTTCAGCACGACGACCGGCGCGCAGACCAGCAGCTACGACGCCAGCGCAACGACGCCGCTCGCCGGTCTGGTCGTGAAGCCGCTGGAGAACGTCGCGGTCTATGGCAACTACGCCGAGGGACTGACGCGCGGCACCATCGTCGGCGCCGGCTACGCCAACACCGGCGCGGTCCTCGAACCCTTCAAGTCGAAGCAGCTCGAAGGCGGCGTCAAGGTCGACTGGGGCACCGTCACCACGACCGCCGCGGTCTTCCAGATCACCCGCCCCAGCTCAATCCGCACCGCGTCCAACGAACTGGCCTATGACGGCGAGCAGCGCAACCGCGGCCTGGAGCTGTCCGCCTACGGCGAGGTCCTGCCCGGCCTGCGCGCCATGGTCAGCGCGACCTTCCTGAAGCCGGAGCTGACGAAGACCGCCGTCGCCTCGGAAGAGGGCAACGACGCCGCCGGCGTGCCGGACAAGAGCTTCTCCGCCAGCCTGGACTGGGACACCCCGTGGGTCGAGGGGCTCGCCCTCAACGGGCGGGTGATCCACACCTCGGGCTCCTACCTGACCAACGCCAACACGCTGCGCTTCGACGGCTGGACCCGCTTCGACATCGGCGCCCGCTACACCACCGACGTGTCGGGCAAGCCGGTCGTGCTGCGCGCCAGCGTCGAGAACGTCTTCGACAAGGACTACTGGCTGACCACCGGCACCTACGTGACCGTCGGTTCGCCGCGGACCGTGCTGCTGTCCGCCACCGTCGACTTCTGA
- a CDS encoding DUF3649 domain-containing protein — translation MTSVAGRVRSAGPLVSRIAAALFGGYALAALASVAVLALPISRPQAVLTGEMASFLVYAAAVIWVFAVRSALRAWAGLLVVAAPLSLAAWSVW, via the coding sequence ATGACCTCCGTGGCCGGACGGGTCCGTTCTGCTGGACCGCTTGTCTCGCGCATCGCCGCCGCCCTGTTCGGCGGCTATGCGCTGGCCGCGCTCGCCAGCGTGGCGGTGCTGGCCCTTCCCATCAGCAGGCCGCAGGCGGTGCTCACCGGCGAGATGGCGAGTTTCCTCGTCTACGCCGCCGCCGTGATCTGGGTCTTCGCGGTCCGCAGCGCGCTGCGCGCCTGGGCGGGCCTTCTTGTCGTGGCCGCGCCGCTCTCGCTGGCGGCGTGGTCGGTCTGGTGA
- a CDS encoding ABC transporter substrate-binding protein has product MLSSLQPRSRPPLRWSHLTKKARFALILAAAMLVTVLVSLVVRAGFLGDSAREPLTVAVVGPLSGPDAALGLALRKGAALRADTINAAGGVAGRPVVVKPFDDEGDKGKSLEIARRVSNDPSVLAVIGHTPDAADSATAIYAQRQIPLIAPRPLVRPADAAPSPWLFSITLDRTHETRFLANYVRNVVGEPTVAIVREDSEQAAFQAGQFDAILQRFGTRLVGQWTFAPGRGGAGALPALAQAVKEKMPTGAVIVIGSAVDSARVVVALRDAGVRNLIAGSSEMASSAFRTEIVAQAQANPKALTPEAYGHGLLVSSPVLFDTANERAQRFYGQYVKRFNAVPDWAAALGADGVDLIAGAIAKTNTAAGKPDGEALRRAIADHDRAETAFQGTVGTWTFDARGQATLPVMMASYNGLNPVAALTQLQPIREAGVSNFLEEVTKGRALYVNDRFMYKTDVIYTGVQLHEIRDLNPDANEATLNLTIWFRYRGAFNPADVVFTNAVKPVELGKPYREERGEVTTYVAYRIEGRFALNVFDQRPPYGSQTVGVSFRHRTQNRNTVMFVTDVLGMSLVDTNDFVEKLKAMAAAETASAVDPGLADRFRRALEGESESSTLLDQLRAKRVLAPSPGWRLSRAWISQDVASVGSEGDPNYVGFGRPQPDFSRVDFGVVATPDAPAARDFIHRDFFVYIAIFSAVLAVFAAVMDRRDRGQFWKIQTLFMRILSWPLLLMSAGNIALDQAVATLPPSGIAMVVNGVNVLWWIVPAILVDRTLERFVWTPLEIRTQRKIPGIVRRFSTLIVFGFAGCGIIAFVLKQPITSLLAASGLVGMVIGLAIQANIANVFSGIVLNIERPFQIGDSIQITDLVRGVVVDMTWRTVRIRNVAGFIVAMPNAKVSEATVVNFSAVERVSMKLEYYADARHDPGQMGGLLTTALQNADKVMPSATGGPPFVRYDGIRGVNGQWLCKYNLFFWVEDYDASFVVPELVWRSVYRTLAEAGIEPTPPDLMEAAGPAAAINAQRKAIPA; this is encoded by the coding sequence ATGCTGAGCTCGCTCCAGCCCCGCTCCCGGCCGCCGCTGCGCTGGTCGCACCTGACCAAAAAGGCGCGCTTCGCGCTGATCCTGGCGGCGGCGATGCTCGTCACCGTGCTGGTCTCCCTGGTCGTCCGCGCCGGCTTCCTCGGCGACAGCGCGCGCGAGCCGCTGACCGTCGCCGTCGTCGGGCCGCTCAGCGGGCCGGACGCGGCGCTGGGGCTGGCCCTGCGCAAGGGGGCGGCGCTGCGCGCCGACACCATCAACGCGGCGGGCGGCGTCGCCGGCCGTCCCGTGGTGGTCAAGCCCTTCGACGACGAGGGCGACAAGGGCAAGTCGCTGGAGATCGCCCGGCGCGTCTCCAACGATCCCTCGGTCCTCGCGGTGATCGGCCACACGCCGGACGCCGCCGACAGCGCGACGGCGATCTACGCCCAGCGGCAGATCCCGCTGATCGCCCCGCGCCCGCTGGTCCGCCCGGCGGACGCCGCGCCCAGCCCCTGGCTGTTCAGCATCACGCTGGACCGCACGCACGAGACGCGCTTCCTCGCCAACTACGTGCGCAACGTGGTGGGCGAGCCGACCGTCGCCATCGTCCGCGAGGACAGCGAGCAGGCAGCATTCCAGGCCGGGCAGTTCGACGCGATCCTCCAGCGCTTCGGCACCAGGCTGGTCGGCCAGTGGACCTTCGCGCCGGGCCGCGGCGGTGCCGGCGCCCTGCCGGCGCTGGCCCAAGCGGTCAAGGAGAAGATGCCGACCGGCGCCGTCATCGTCATCGGGTCGGCGGTGGACAGCGCGCGGGTGGTGGTGGCGCTGCGCGACGCCGGGGTGCGCAACCTGATCGCCGGCAGCTCGGAGATGGCCTCGTCGGCCTTCCGCACCGAGATCGTCGCCCAGGCCCAGGCCAACCCCAAGGCGCTGACGCCGGAGGCCTACGGCCACGGCCTGCTGGTGTCCTCGCCCGTGCTGTTCGACACGGCGAACGAGCGGGCGCAGCGCTTCTACGGCCAGTATGTGAAGCGCTTCAACGCGGTGCCCGACTGGGCGGCGGCGCTGGGCGCCGACGGCGTGGACCTCATAGCCGGAGCCATCGCTAAAACGAATACCGCCGCCGGCAAGCCGGACGGCGAGGCGCTCCGCCGCGCCATCGCCGACCACGACCGCGCCGAGACCGCCTTCCAGGGCACGGTCGGCACCTGGACCTTTGACGCGCGGGGCCAAGCGACCCTGCCGGTGATGATGGCCTCCTACAACGGCCTGAACCCGGTGGCGGCGCTGACCCAGCTCCAGCCGATCCGCGAGGCCGGCGTCTCCAACTTCCTGGAGGAGGTCACCAAGGGCCGGGCGCTCTACGTCAACGACCGCTTCATGTACAAGACGGACGTCATCTACACCGGCGTCCAGCTCCACGAGATCCGTGACCTCAATCCGGACGCCAACGAGGCGACGCTGAACCTGACGATCTGGTTCCGCTACCGCGGCGCCTTCAACCCGGCGGACGTCGTCTTCACCAACGCGGTCAAGCCGGTCGAGCTGGGCAAGCCCTACCGCGAGGAGCGCGGCGAGGTCACCACCTACGTCGCCTACCGGATCGAGGGGCGCTTCGCCCTGAACGTCTTCGACCAGCGCCCGCCCTACGGCAGCCAGACGGTCGGCGTCAGCTTCCGCCACCGGACGCAGAACCGGAACACGGTGATGTTCGTCACCGACGTTCTCGGCATGTCGCTGGTCGACACCAACGACTTCGTGGAGAAGCTGAAGGCGATGGCCGCCGCGGAAACCGCGTCCGCCGTCGATCCCGGCCTCGCCGACCGCTTCCGCCGCGCGCTGGAGGGCGAGAGCGAAAGCTCCACCCTGCTCGACCAGCTCCGCGCCAAGCGGGTGCTGGCGCCGTCGCCCGGCTGGCGGCTGTCGCGCGCCTGGATCTCGCAGGACGTCGCCTCGGTCGGCAGCGAGGGCGATCCCAACTACGTCGGTTTCGGGCGCCCGCAGCCGGACTTCTCGCGGGTCGATTTCGGCGTGGTCGCCACCCCGGACGCCCCGGCGGCGCGCGACTTCATCCACCGCGACTTCTTCGTCTACATCGCCATCTTCAGCGCCGTGCTGGCGGTCTTCGCCGCCGTCATGGACCGCCGCGACCGCGGCCAGTTCTGGAAGATCCAGACGCTGTTCATGCGCATTCTGTCCTGGCCGCTGCTGCTGATGTCCGCCGGCAACATCGCGCTGGACCAGGCGGTGGCGACGCTGCCGCCGAGCGGGATCGCCATGGTGGTGAACGGCGTCAACGTGCTGTGGTGGATTGTGCCGGCCATCCTGGTCGACCGCACGCTGGAACGCTTCGTCTGGACCCCGCTGGAAATCCGCACCCAGCGCAAGATTCCCGGCATCGTCCGCCGCTTCTCGACCCTGATCGTCTTCGGCTTCGCCGGCTGCGGCATCATCGCCTTCGTGCTGAAGCAGCCGATCACCAGCCTGCTCGCCGCCTCCGGCCTCGTCGGCATGGTCATCGGCCTCGCCATCCAGGCGAACATCGCCAACGTCTTCTCCGGCATCGTCCTGAACATCGAGCGGCCGTTCCAGATCGGCGACAGCATCCAGATCACCGATCTGGTGCGCGGCGTCGTGGTCGACATGACGTGGCGCACGGTGCGGATCCGCAACGTCGCCGGCTTCATCGTCGCCATGCCCAACGCCAAGGTGTCGGAGGCGACCGTCGTCAACTTCAGCGCGGTCGAGCGGGTGTCGATGAAGCTGGAATATTACGCCGACGCCCGCCACGACCCCGGCCAGATGGGCGGCCTGCTGACCACCGCCCTGCAGAACGCCGACAAGGTGATGCCCAGCGCCACCGGCGGCCCGCCCTTCGTCCGCTACGACGGCATCCGCGGCGTCAACGGCCAATGGCTGTGCAAGTACAACCTGTTCTTCTGGGTCGAGGACTACGACGCCAGCTTCGTCGTGCCCGAGCTGGTCTGGCGCTCCGTCTACCGGACGCTGGCCGAGGCCGGCATCGAACCGACCCCGCCCGACCTGATGGAGGCCGCCGGCCCCGCCGCCGCGATCAACGCCCAGCGCAAGGCGATTCCGGCATGA